The Pseudodesulfovibrio alkaliphilus DNA segment CAGGTGACCACGAACTCGGCCCGGGCCACCTTGTCGGTAAAGCGGCGGGGGTCCTGGGTGTAGATATCCTTGGCGTGGGCCGTGAAGCTGAAGGGCAGGCCGGCCAGGAAGGCGGCGTACATGGTCACTGTGGTTGGCGTGTGCGCGAAATGTCCGTGCAGGTGGCCAAGGTCCACGCCATGGTCCATCACGGACTTCTGGACAAGATACCCCGCCTGGAGCATGTGCTTGACCCAGGTGTGCTTCTTGGGCGCGAGGCGAAAGCGCGAGGCCATCAGCTTCAGGCAGCCGAGATAGCGCCGGGGGAGACGTAAGAAAAGGCGAAGATTGTGCCACAGCAGCGCGGGCAGGCCAAGGAGAAGCGACTCGGGCAGATAGGTGACGCGGGCCTTGATTTCCTTGATGGACGCATGGCTGAAGTTTTCGCGGGGGGCTCGCATGGAATAGATGTGGATGCGAAAACCCATGGCCTCAAGCAGCCTTATCTCGTTGGAGATGAAGGTTTCGGATATGCGGGGATACCCTTTGAGCACCATCCCCAGGGTCTGCCCCTTGGAGGGTGGCGTCACGAACAGTTCTCTCTGAAATGGGCGAGACGCTCGCACATGACCTCAAGTCCGGTCATTCGGAACTCCTTGAGGTCAGCCACGCACTCGCCGGGGTTGTCGAGGAGGGCGTTGACCTTCTGCCGCAGGACCTCGGGTGTGACCTCGCCCCAGCGGATAAAGTCGCACAGGCCGCGTCCGCGAAAGACCTTGGCCCGCAGCAATTGCTCCTGGCGGGGTTTGTCGCGGGGAATGACCAGGGCGGGCTTCCTGAGGGAGAGGATTTCGCACAGGGTGTTGTAGCCGCCCATGGTGACCACAAGGTCCGCATTGGCCATACGCTTTTCGATGTTCTTGAAAAATGGGCGGATCTGGACCTTGACAGCACGGGCGCGGTCAGCCAGTTCGTCGAGCTTGGCGGGAGGGAGGAACGGACCTGTTATCATCAATGTCCTGAAATCCACCTCTCCGTTTGTTTCGAGCATTTTCAGGTAGTTGTCGAGCACCACATAGCCGTCTCCGCCGCCGCCGATGGTGACCACCACCTGCTTGTGCTTGCGTTTGAGCTTGCGTATGCCCGGCACCTTGCGCGGAATGTAGCCGGTAAACACGGTCTTGTCCGCAATGTCTTGGGGAAAGGCGTATTCGGCGATGGGATCGTAGAGGGCCTTTTCGCCGTAGACCCAGATTTCGGAATAGAGGTCGCGCAGCAGGTCGAAGTACTTCTTCTTTTCCCACTCGACCCGGGTGGAGGCAGCGTCATCCAGAATGTCGCGCAGACCGAGAATCACGCGGGCGCAGGGAAGGTGGCCCTTGATCCACTTGAGGGTGGGCAGCACCTCGCCCTTGAGGCCGGAGGGAACCTTGTCCACGATGAAGAGGTCGGGCTTGAAAGCCTTGGCCGTGGACAGGATGATGTTCTTGCGGATGGCGATGGCGATCTTGGGATCGACCTTGATGGAATGGGGGACGTAGACCGTATTGCTCTTCTTGATCATGCCGGGCATACGCACGAAGTCCACGCCAAGGGGCATGGTGTAGCGGCCCACGATGGGCGACCCGGTGACGATGAGGATGTTGACGCCCGGCCGAACGAGATTTCTCGCAATGGCCATGGTGCGCCGAATATGTCCCAGACCGTATGTGTCGTGGGAATACATCAGGATGTTGTACGAATTCGATTCCATATCCGTTTCGGGCAATGTCCTGCGCCGGTCAGCGTGCTCGCATGGGCGCCCGCCTGAGGCGGGGCCGTCGACCCCCTTCTCAGCGAAGCCGACCCGGACTTCATACCCGAGTTTGTCGTCCTCTGCCACCATTTACTTTCCAGCGGCGGGATGCACGTCCAGACAGATTTTTGGGTCGCGGTCAGGCCCAGGGCCGCGGGCCATGGCAAGGTTGTCGAGGTAG contains these protein-coding regions:
- a CDS encoding glycosyltransferase family protein; the protein is MESNSYNILMYSHDTYGLGHIRRTMAIARNLVRPGVNILIVTGSPIVGRYTMPLGVDFVRMPGMIKKSNTVYVPHSIKVDPKIAIAIRKNIILSTAKAFKPDLFIVDKVPSGLKGEVLPTLKWIKGHLPCARVILGLRDILDDAASTRVEWEKKKYFDLLRDLYSEIWVYGEKALYDPIAEYAFPQDIADKTVFTGYIPRKVPGIRKLKRKHKQVVVTIGGGGDGYVVLDNYLKMLETNGEVDFRTLMITGPFLPPAKLDELADRARAVKVQIRPFFKNIEKRMANADLVVTMGGYNTLCEILSLRKPALVIPRDKPRQEQLLRAKVFRGRGLCDFIRWGEVTPEVLRQKVNALLDNPGECVADLKEFRMTGLEVMCERLAHFRENCS